One Brachybacterium kimchii genomic window carries:
- a CDS encoding NAD(P)-dependent oxidoreductase, translating into MSSARPDPTPVHPRIAVFGADGLLGEAVARDALLRSLEVVSAAEDPSRLARISPAQMLVRIDPGDPVGLLDALEGADAVVLALDPDTAAAGRSADAGPGADDVDLVMSVIRGMRRRHVPRLVASSSLALHGDPAAPRVDRSLRRVLGELGRELRGAADQAARARDLRRCEMLVAGSGLDWTLLRAGRLTDLLGTRSPRLVRADGAAADPQDPRTRAIPREDLARALVDQALVAGDPRARVRAVAVDS; encoded by the coding sequence ATGAGCAGCGCGCGCCCCGACCCCACCCCCGTCCACCCTCGGATCGCGGTGTTCGGGGCCGACGGGCTGCTCGGCGAGGCCGTCGCCCGCGACGCGCTGCTGCGCTCCCTCGAGGTGGTGAGCGCCGCCGAGGATCCCTCGCGGCTCGCGCGCATCTCCCCCGCCCAGATGCTCGTGCGCATCGACCCGGGCGACCCGGTCGGCCTGCTCGACGCGCTCGAGGGCGCCGACGCCGTCGTCCTCGCCCTCGATCCCGACACCGCCGCGGCAGGCCGCTCCGCGGACGCGGGCCCCGGCGCGGACGATGTCGACCTGGTCATGAGCGTGATCCGCGGGATGCGCCGACGCCACGTCCCCCGGCTCGTCGCCTCGTCCTCGCTCGCCCTGCACGGCGATCCCGCGGCCCCGCGCGTGGACCGCTCGCTGCGCCGCGTGCTCGGGGAGCTCGGGCGCGAGCTGCGCGGGGCCGCGGACCAAGCGGCGCGCGCCCGCGATCTGCGCCGCTGCGAGATGCTCGTGGCGGGCAGCGGCCTGGACTGGACGCTGCTGCGCGCCGGTCGGCTCACCGATCTTCTCGGCACGCGCTCGCCCCGCCTGGTGCGGGCCGACGGCGCGGCGGCCGATCCGCAGGACCCGCGCACCCGTGCGATCCCGCGCGAGGACCTCGCCCGGGCGCTCGTGGACCAGGCGCTCGTCGCGGGTGATCCGCGCGCCCGGGTGCGGGCGGTCGCCGTCGACTCCTGA